In Alkalispirochaeta americana, one DNA window encodes the following:
- a CDS encoding ABC transporter ATP-binding protein — translation MKEKPLSGEPSRGVAVAVQGVQKSFPNGEERLEVLRDVSFSVLPGEVVAVTGESGCGKSTLLSLMAGLDLPDRGEILVGSHRVEELDEDALTQYRARTVGLVFQFHYLLKDFSVLENVMLPALMQNRRREEASQRARELLGQVGLQDRLHHLPPQLSGGERQRVAAARALINDPEVVLADEPTGNLDDANSQRLEEVLFGLVSEYGKTLIIVTHDMCLARRTMRSFHLEQGCLVSD, via the coding sequence ATGAAGGAAAAACCCCTCTCGGGAGAGCCTTCCCGGGGTGTGGCAGTTGCGGTACAGGGTGTTCAAAAAAGTTTCCCCAACGGAGAAGAACGCCTGGAGGTTCTCCGGGATGTCTCGTTCTCCGTCTTGCCAGGTGAGGTTGTGGCGGTTACCGGGGAGAGTGGATGCGGCAAGAGTACCCTCCTGAGCCTTATGGCGGGGCTGGATCTTCCGGATCGGGGAGAGATCCTTGTGGGGTCGCACCGGGTAGAAGAGCTTGATGAAGATGCCCTGACCCAGTACCGGGCCCGGACGGTGGGGCTGGTCTTTCAGTTTCACTACCTTCTCAAGGATTTCTCGGTTCTCGAGAACGTGATGCTTCCGGCGCTTATGCAGAATCGCCGCCGGGAAGAGGCATCGCAGCGGGCCAGGGAACTTCTCGGTCAGGTGGGGCTCCAGGATCGCCTTCATCATCTTCCTCCACAGCTTTCCGGAGGAGAGCGGCAGCGGGTTGCCGCCGCCCGGGCCTTGATCAACGATCCCGAGGTGGTTCTGGCCGATGAACCCACGGGGAATCTGGATGATGCCAACTCCCAGCGTCTGGAGGAGGTTCTTTTCGGGCTGGTCTCGGAATACGGCAAGACTCTGATTATTGTCACCCACGATATGTGTCTGGCTCGACGGACGATGCGGTCCTTTCATTTGGAGCAGGGATGCCTCGTTTCGGACTGA